In the genome of Monodelphis domestica isolate mMonDom1 chromosome 2, mMonDom1.pri, whole genome shotgun sequence, one region contains:
- the TULP1 gene encoding tubby-related protein 1 has product MAKIKGRLAAGQKPRKKRPETQECPSPAAEAKPRRSAAAGRGDERGVPPQAGRKGRRRDEQIKPPAEPNPYAKFIRDPERKKPSPGETFLVARAPNVQEEEEEEEEEDEEEEEEEKKKEKVSLLKPSKKVLKGKTDGNEKGKNTQPQGDLESPAVPRKAVRNKKKEATAGVSSGEEPKIRKGKKKGSSEAERDSNGTPTGNKKMPGSMFQVRGGGPTEKPLKKKASPKVPEAESEEEEATTKNSNRKGKGKGKGKVPKKEERPPSPPIEVEDPKEFVLRPAPQGRTVRCRVTRDKKGMDRGLYPSYYLHLDSDRKVFLLAGRKRKRSKTANYLISVDPTNLSRTGEDFIGKLRSNLMGSRFTVFDNGKNPHHGGADVGTYRQEMAAVIYETNVLGFRGPRRMTVIIPGMSSESERIPIRPRNASDGLLVRWQNKTMENLIELHNKTPVWNEESGSYTLNFQGRVTQASVKNFQIIHLDDPDYIVLQFGRVSEDAFTLDYRYPLCALQSFAIALSSFDGKLACE; this is encoded by the exons ATGGCGAAAATCAAAGGA CGTCTCGCCGCAGGGCAGAAGCCAAGAAAGAAGCGGCCTGAGACCCAGGAGTGCCCCAGCCCCGCCGCCGAAGCCAAACCCCGGAGAAGCGCAGCCGCGGGGCGTGGGGACGAGCGGGGGGTGCCACCGCAGG CCGGGAGGAAGGGGCGGCGGCGGGACGAGCAGATCAAGCCTCCTGCGGAGCCGAACCCCTATGCCAAGTTCATCCGGGACCCCGAGAGAAAGAAGCCAAGCCCAGGGGAAACTTTCCTCGTAGCCCGAGCCCCAAACGTGCAGGAGG aggaagaagaggaggaggaagaggatgaggaggaggaagaggaagagaaaaagaaagaaaaagtctctCTTTTAAAACCTTCCAAGAAAGTCCTCAAAGGGAAAACAGatggaaatgagaaaggaaagaacacccAGCCCCAAG GAGATCTGGAAAGCCCTGCTGTCCCTCGAAAAGCTGTTCGGAATAAGAAGAAGGAGGCGACAGCAGGAGTTTCTTCTGGGGAAGAGCCCAAGATAAGAAAGGGCAAAAAGAAAG GATCTAGTGAGGCTGAAAGGGACTCCAATGGAACACCCACTGGAAACAAAAAGATGCCAGGATCCATGTTCCAGGTTAGAGGAGGTGGCCCTACGGAAAAACCAttgaagaagaaag CCTCCCCCAAAGTTCCAGAAGCTGAGAGTGAGGAGGAAGAGGCAACAACCAAGAACAGCAAccgaaaagggaaagggaaagggaaagggaaagtccCAAAG AAGGAGGAGAggcccccctcaccccccatcgAAGTGGAAGACCCCAAGGAGTTTGTGCTGCGCCCAGCCCCACAGGGCAGGACTGTTCGATGCCGGGTAACCCGTGACAAGAAGGGGATGGACAGGGGATTGTACCCCTCCTACTACCTGCACTTGGACAGTGACCGAAAG GTATTCCTCCTGGCAGGTCGAAAACGGAAACGGAGCAAGACAGCCAATTATCTCATCTCTGTAGACCCCACCAATCTGTCCCGGACAGGGGAAGACTTCATTGGCAAGCTCAG GTCCAACCTTATGGGGTCCCGATTCACTGTGTTTGACAATGGAAAGAATCCCCATCACGGAGGTGCAGATGTGGGGACCTACCGACAAGAGATGGCAGCTGTCATCTAT GAGACCAACGTTCTGGGCTTCCGGGGACCCCGAAGAATGACAGTGATCATCCCAGGGATGAGCTCAGAAAGTGAGAGGATCCCAATTCGGCCCCGAAAT GCTAGCGATGGGCTCCTGGTACGCTGGCAGAACAAAACTATGGAGAATCTGATTGAACTGCACAATAAGACACCAGTCTGGAATGAAGAGAGCGGCTCCTATACCCTCAATTTCCAAGGACGGGTCACCCAGGCCTCTGTCAAGAACTTCCAGATTATACATTTGGATGACC CTGACTATATTGTGCTGCAGTTTGGCCGAGTGTCGGAGGATGCATTCACTCTGGACTATCGATACCCACTTTGTGCCCTACAAAGCTTTGCTATAGCCCTCTCCAGCTTTGATGGGAAGCTAGCCTGCGAGTGA